The genomic region GGTTTCCGATCCGCTGGGTGGCCGGGCGACCGGGCGCGTCCTGCTGAGGCCAGCCGGTGTTCCTCAGCAGGTGGCGGGCCCGCCACCCGTCCAGCGGGCTACGGCCGCTCGCCTTCAGTGCGCCCTGTACACAGGCGACAGCTCCAACGACGATCGGGGACGCGCTCGACGTCCCGCTGAACCTGTCGGTGTACCAGAAGTCGGGATTGCCCCCGGCCTGCAGGTCGCCGTATCCCGTCGTGGTGACCTCTCGGCCCCACCCCTGCACGTCCACGCACGAGCCGAAGTTGGAGAAGCCGAGGCGCGAACGGTCGGGGCCCCAGTCGGCACCGTGGGTGCCAGGCGGGGGAGCGCCGGCGCCGACGATGACGGCACCGGAGTCGAGCATGCTGCGCCGGAAGGGGTTGGTCCACCACAGCGGGAAGCCGGGGGACGGGGGCCTGTCGTACACCGGATCGTCGAGGTTCTCCGCGCCGTTACCGGCGGCTTCGACGACGACCACGCCCTTGTATGTGGCATAGCGGATGGCAAGGAAGTCATCCGGCCACCACTCGACCGCGATGAACCCCTGCTGACCTGTCCCGGTGGCCCGTGGCCCCGGCCGGTGAATCTCCAGGAGGAGGACGTCCCCGGGGCCCAGTCGGTCCGCGGCGGCCCGGATGGCGGTCGCGGTCGGCAGAGAGAACGACGCGGCGCTGATCACCGCGTCGGGCGCGATGCCGGTGACGCCGAAGCCGTTCACGTCACCACTGATCTCGCCGAGGACGGCGGTGCCGTGATTGGTGTCGATGCTGTTGATTCCCGCGATGAC from Streptomyces chartreusis NRRL 3882 harbors:
- a CDS encoding S8 family peptidase, with protein sequence MPRQGMNDGNRRPQYDEARGRPELICAVAEDVGVEITPSGASSARGTDVAGLNELAAAPDIVLKPLFDADLTRLGRQAQQTPQTGESADQVEENIGKMVRFYQVDAPEEQLEGIAERLRELDVIEAAYIKPAAELARAETETRHWTRPFSRAEERKETPINDMAPIGPDAPSMTPDYMVRQIYLDPGPAGIDARHAWKQPGGTGKGVRVIDCEWGWRFGHEDLLQNQGGVIAGINSIDTNHGTAVLGEISGDVNGFGVTGIAPDAVISAASFSLPTATAIRAAADRLGPGDVLLLEIHRPGPRATGTGQQGFIAVEWWPDDFLAIRYATYKGVVVVEAAGNGAENLDDPVYDRPPSPGFPLWWTNPFRRSMLDSGAVIVGAGAPPPGTHGADWGPDRSRLGFSNFGSCVDVQGWGREVTTTGYGDLQAGGNPDFWYTDRFSGTSSASPIVVGAVACVQGALKASGRSPLDGWRARHLLRNTGWPQQDAPGRPATQRIGNRPDLSQLIPAALA